A window from Candidatus Cloacimonas sp. encodes these proteins:
- a CDS encoding leucyl aminopeptidase gives MKIDIIRKVPEDMDCLIIFQDENGRLDSVELLPPELAKLIQAYIKKEDYQFAYASLANFTVINGTQRQNIILLGGGNKNELNTNKVRQLLGSAIRLAGKLKAKQIFLFQGFNCPISEVAFGHVLAESALIVSYRFNKYLSKGKDDSEIEALHYMFLSKNTRHLNRGIVEGRIYAETTNYARNLVNEPANVITPETLAETAKQAALQYGFSIDVHSLDKLKRIKMDAFLAVGRGSVHEPKLIIMRHLGNPDHHQDTIALIGKGITFDSGGYCIKSAQGMSNMKDDMGGAAAVLGAMSAIASMKLKVNVIGIIAACENMISGDAYHAGDVITSMSGKTIEVVNTDAEGRLTLCDAIHYAIEKEHADRIIDIATLTGAAVSALGNRYAAVLTNNESWLEQLKNAAAFTGENIWQLPTCEEYKDLLKSEIADLKNSGGPFAGAITAGLFLKEFVQDKPWLHIDIAGTAFVDKETGIFPFGATGSGVRLLTTLLKYME, from the coding sequence ATGAAGATTGACATCATCCGTAAAGTTCCCGAAGATATGGATTGCCTGATTATCTTCCAGGATGAAAATGGTCGTTTGGATAGCGTGGAGTTACTTCCACCGGAACTGGCTAAATTGATTCAGGCATATATCAAAAAGGAGGATTACCAATTTGCGTATGCGAGTTTGGCAAACTTCACTGTTATTAACGGAACGCAGAGGCAAAACATCATTCTTTTGGGTGGAGGCAATAAAAACGAACTTAATACCAATAAGGTTCGCCAGCTTTTAGGTTCTGCCATTCGTTTAGCAGGCAAGCTGAAGGCAAAACAAATCTTTCTGTTTCAAGGTTTTAACTGCCCTATTTCGGAAGTGGCTTTTGGACATGTATTGGCAGAAAGTGCTCTGATTGTTTCCTACAGGTTTAATAAATACCTCAGCAAAGGGAAAGACGATAGCGAAATAGAAGCTTTGCATTATATGTTCCTGTCCAAAAATACCCGCCATTTGAACAGAGGTATTGTGGAAGGACGTATCTATGCCGAAACAACTAATTATGCCAGAAATCTGGTTAATGAACCGGCTAATGTAATTACTCCCGAAACCCTTGCTGAAACAGCTAAACAGGCAGCGCTGCAATATGGGTTTTCAATTGATGTACATTCCCTGGATAAACTGAAACGCATCAAAATGGACGCCTTTTTAGCTGTGGGACGCGGTTCAGTTCATGAACCGAAACTTATTATTATGCGTCATTTGGGAAATCCTGACCACCATCAGGATACAATTGCTTTAATTGGCAAAGGCATCACTTTTGATAGCGGCGGCTATTGTATTAAAAGTGCCCAGGGAATGTCCAATATGAAAGACGATATGGGTGGTGCTGCAGCAGTTCTTGGAGCTATGAGTGCCATTGCCTCTATGAAACTGAAAGTTAATGTAATCGGCATCATTGCTGCCTGTGAAAATATGATTTCGGGAGATGCTTATCACGCTGGAGATGTTATTACTTCTATGAGCGGAAAAACTATTGAAGTAGTAAATACCGATGCTGAAGGACGCTTAACTTTATGTGATGCAATCCACTATGCCATAGAAAAAGAACACGCAGACCGCATTATTGATATTGCCACTTTAACAGGAGCAGCAGTTAGCGCTTTGGGAAATAGATATGCTGCTGTGCTAACTAATAACGAATCCTGGCTGGAACAATTGAAAAATGCTGCCGCTTTTACCGGCGAAAATATTTGGCAACTTCCCACTTGCGAAGAATATAAGGATCTGCTGAAATCCGAAATAGCCGATCTGAAAAATTCCGGAGGTCCCTTTGCCGGAGCTATTACCGCAGGTCTGTTCTTAAAAGAATTTGTTCAGGATAAACCCTGGCTGCACATTGATATTGCCGGAACTGCCTTTGTGGATAAGGAAACGGGAATTTTTCCTTTCGGTGCAACCGGATCCGGCGTCCGTTTGCTAACTACTTTACTAAAATATATGGAGTAA